A single genomic interval of Notolabrus celidotus isolate fNotCel1 chromosome 13, fNotCel1.pri, whole genome shotgun sequence harbors:
- the LOC117824611 gene encoding homeodomain-interacting protein kinase 2-like yields the protein MCRCRAELVTVNERAELGVFRGSLLGDSHRVESFLGEGGFGVVAKCRNTITDKYVAIKVNKNDPDIFRQARKEIAVLKKLRSLDPETCNIVRWHGFFFNKYNICLNFELMDLLHYFIRDGEDRWLSMTEVRAVISQMASALSHLGSLGIVHGDIKPDNIMVVDRHKKPLQVKLIDFGLACPVSACEPGMCVQTICYRAPEVSLHGPFNEAIDIWSLGLTAAEMITGCPLYPGEMDYDVLSYIIETQGHPEDDVLEQGMATEHFFNYQSDCPRHWSFKGPEEYKYDTGDTPSDMRYIHFRSLDDLEELMEQQRGPHSDHRLLVDLIKRMLPWDQKQRIKPLEVLQHPFLTESPPQNSCSDVIIDMMDPEDVMYEDSQELSGNQTAGPEDQQSRFQRRTTSLTAETVVTMIEEEEIQPERRAENVGWFRRVVNWITEKFRFSPPQSSCAADVSIDMTNAEEAMSEDSQELSWKHTAGPENQHSRIQRRTAVRTQAVKMGRCSLREELIS from the coding sequence ATGTgtcgctgtagggcggagcttgttaccgtgaaTGAGAGAGCAGAGCTAGGGGTCTTCAGGGGGAGCTTACTCGGAGACTCCCACAGAGTGGAGTCCTTTCTCGGAGAGGGAGGTTTTGGTGTCGTTGCCAAGTGTCGTAACACCATTACCGACAAGTATGTGGCCATCAAGGTCAACAAAAATGATCCTGATATATTTCGCCAGGCTAGAAAGGAAATAGCCGTGCTGAAGAAACTGCGGAGTCTGGATCCAGAGACGTGCAACATCGTGAGGTGGCACGGATTTTTCTTCAACAAGTACAACATCTGCCTGAACTTTGAGCTCATGGATCTTTTGCATTACTTCATCAGGGATGGAGAAGACCGGTGGCTCTCCATGACAGAGGTGAGAGCTGTTATATCTCAGATGGCCTCAGCCCTTTCCCACCTGGGCTCCCTGGGAATTGTCCATGGGGACATCAAGCCGGACAACATCATGGTTGTAGACCGCCACAAGAAGCCACTCCAGGTCAAGCTGATCGACTTTGGTCTAGCGTGTCCAGTATCAGCCTGTGAGCCtggtatgtgtgtgcagaccatcTGTTACAGGGCACCAGAAGTCTCCCTGCATGGTCCCTTTAATGAGGCCATCGACATATGGTCTCTTGGTCTAACAGCTGCAGAGATGATTACAGGATGCCCTCTCTACCCCGGTGAAATGGACTATGATGTGCTGAGCTACATCATTGAAACTCAGGGCCATCCAGAAGACGATGTGCTGGAACAGGGGATGGCTACTGAGCATTTCTTTAATTATCAAAGCGACTGCCCAAggcactggagctttaaaggacCAGAGGAGTATAAGTATGACACAGGGGACACACCTTCAGATATGAGATACATCCACTTTAGAAGTTTAGATGATCttgaggagctgatggagcagCAAAGAGGACCACACAGTGATCACCGTCTGTTGGTGGACCTGATCAAAAGGATGTTGCCTTGGGACCAAAAGCAGCGCATCAAACCCCTGGAGGTACTGCAGCATCCATTCCTGACTGAAAGCCCCCCTCAGAACTCCTGTTCTGATGTCATCATTGATATGATGGACCCTGAAGACGTCATGTATGAAGACAGTCAGGAGCTCTCTGGGAATCAAACAGCAGGACCAGAGGACCAACAAAGCAGGTTCCAGAGAAGAACCACCTCCCTGACTGCAGAAACCGTGGTCACAATgatagaagaagaggagatcCAGCCTGAGAGAAGAGCTGAGAACGTGGGCTGGTTCAGACGGGTCGTCAATTGGATCACAGAGAAGTTCCGGTTCAGcccccctcagagctcctgtgCTGCTGACGTCAGCATAGATATGACGAACGCTGAAGAGGCCATGTCTGAAGACAGTCAGGAGCTCTCTtggaaacacacagcaggaccaGAGAACCAACATAGCAGGATCCAGAGAAGAACTGCAGTGAGGACACAAGCAGTGAAGATGGGGAGATGCAGCCTGAGAGAAGAGTTAATAAGTTGA